A genomic segment from Zygotorulaspora mrakii chromosome 1, complete sequence encodes:
- the DED1 gene encoding DEAD-box ATP-dependent RNA helicase DED1 (similar to Saccharomyces cerevisiae DED1 (YOR204W) and DBP1 (YPL119C); ancestral locus Anc_8.614) has protein sequence MADLSNEVKNLDINDNNGKGGYVPPHLRRGEGRRTRNEGSGPVDRGSSGGNRGGFFGFDRRGGGRGDFSRGRGGFRNDGGPRPAGTGRWVDGKHVPAPKNERMEIQLFGVAEDPQFQSSGINFDNYDDIPVEASGENVPEPITEFTSPPLDELLLENIKMARFTKPTPVQKYSVPIVANGRDLMACAQTGSGKTGGFLFPVLSESFKTGPSETPESARGSYMRKALPTAVVLAPTRELATQIFDEAKKFTYRSWVRPTVVYGGADVYSQMKDLDRGCDLLVATPGRLNDLLERGKISLAKVKYLVLDEADRMLDMGFEPQIRHIVDGCDMPSVENRQTLMFSATFPVDIQHLARDFLNDYIFLSVGRVGSTSENITQRILYVEDEDKKSALLDLLSASNDGLTLIFVETKRMADQLTDFLIMQDFAATAIHGDRTQGERERALAAFKSGRANLLVATAVAARGLDIPNVTHVINYDLPGDVDDYVHRIGRTGRAGNTGISTAFFNRGNKNIAKGLIELLTEANQDLPEFLNDVSRESFGPKGGRGFSNRSSGSRDYRKQGNGNGSWGASRSGGTSGGWGNSRSTSGWGSSAGAGSGSGSGNSSWW, from the coding sequence ATGGCTGATTTGAGTAACGAGGTAAAAAACCTAGACATTAACGACAATAATGGTAAGGGAGGTTATGTTCCACCTCATTTGAGACGTGGTGAAGGTAGACGTACAAGAAATGAAGGTAGCGGTCCAGTTGATCGCGGGTCATCTGGCGGAAATAGAGGAGGTTTCTTCGGATTTGACCGTCGTGGTGGTGGAAGAGGTGATTTTTCCAGAGGTAGAGGTGGTTTCAGGAACGATGGAGGTCCCAGACCAGCTGGTACTGGTAGATGGGTAGACGGCAAACACGTTCCAGCACCAAAGAACGAGAGAATGGAAATACAGTTATTTGGTGTTGCTGAGGATCCGCAATTTCAATCTTCCGGTATTAACTTTGATAATTATGATGATATCCCAGTAGAGGCTTCAGGTGAAAATGTTCCTGAACCAATCACCGAATTCACTAGCCCACCATTGGATGAGTTGTTGTTGGAAAATATTAAGATGGCGAGATTTACCAAGCCAACACCTGTTCAGAAGTATTCTGTTCCTATTGTTGCTAACGGTAGAGATTTGATGGCTTGTGCTCAAACAGGTTCTGGTAAAACCGGTGGTTTTTTATTCCCTGTTTTATCTGAGTCATTCAAAACAGGTCCATCTGAAACTCCGGAAAGTGCCAGAGGATCTTATATGAGAAAGGCATTACCAACAGCAGTTGTCTTGGCTCCAACCAGAGAATTGGCAACTCAAATCTTTGATGAGGCTAAAAAGTTTACATACAGATCTTGGGTTAGACCAACTGTTGTTTACGGTGGTGCAGATGTCTACAGTCAAATGAAAGATTTAGATCGTGGTTGTGATTTATTGGTTGCTACCCCTGGTCGTTTGAATGACTTACTGGAGCGTGGTAAAATCTCTTTGGCTAAGGTTAAATATCTAGTTCTTGACGAAGCTGACAGAATGTTAGATATGGGTTTCGAGCCACAAATTAGACACATCGTTGATGGTTGTGATATGCcatctgttgaaaataGGCAAACTCTCATGTTTTCTGCTACCTTTCCAGTTGATATCCAACATTTAGCCCGTGATTTCTTAAACGATTATATTTTCTTATCTGTTGGTAGAGTTGGTTCTACCTCAGAAAATATCACGCAGAGAATTCTATatgttgaagatgaggataaGAAATCTGCGCTTTTGGATTTATTATCTGCTTCCAATGATGGCTTAACTTTAATTTTCGTTGAAACGAAGAGGATGGCAGATCAGCTAACAGACTTCTTGATTATGCAAGATTTTGCTGCAACTGCTATTCATGGTGATCGTACTCAAGGTGAACGTGAGCGTGCTTTGGCCGCTTTCAAATCTGGTAGAGCCAATTTATTAGTAGCtactgctgttgctgcaaGAGGTTTAGATATTCCAAATGTTACCCATGTTATCAACTACGATTTACCAGGTGATGTTGATGATTATGTTCATAGAATTGGTAGAACTGGTCGTGCTGGTAACACAGGTATTTCCACTGCTTTTTTCAACAGAGGTAACAAAAATATCGCTAAAGGTTTGATCGAACTTCTTACTGAAGCTAACCAGGATTTAcctgaatttttgaatgatgtATCAAGGGAGTCCTTTGGCCCTAAAGGTGGCAGAGGCTTTTCAAACCGTTCAAGCGGCTCCAGAGACTACCGTAAACAAGGTAACGGTAATGGTTCATGGGGCGCTTCGAGAAGTGGCGGCACTAGCGGTGGCTGGGGCAATTCCAGATCAACCTCTGGCTGGGGCTCAAGCGCTGGTGCCGGTTCCGGCTCTGGCTCTGGTAACTCATCATGGTGGTAA
- the VPS30 gene encoding beclin 1 (similar to Saccharomyces cerevisiae VPS30 (YPL120W); ancestral locus Anc_8.615): MNGIEDNLIKCQNCQLPLKIDSSLLDLSLAQTDMLVSSVNEYKQENYKIPQERLQRLNKVVYPNEVNLQKLGLGSYIFLQDDIKVEDPSTVASTNTSLSTSTAQREDDSGDEQTEEDRQHRYSGSTVRTLSTQVSALANVFNILSSKSNIDYPVCQDCCNILIRRIQSEYDDAIKERDLYSQFLSRIEKQKSLTSHDSSDDSHDEAEKLLNEKASLLQELKTLELEDEELDKQIADLEQQLKEKKRLEEEDTRRNNFYELEQVDLAREVQSLKNQYDFSLNYLDKLRKINIYNETFKISHDGLFGIINGLRIGGFQDVNVPWQEINAGIGQVVLLLATITTRLEIKLQGYKLIPMGSYSKVSKFQDDTQEWVAYEAFNNDNFKIGKLFRKETSFDKAMESLLIIIRQMAVWLSHARSQRHGSVYTAASENDELNDEEIELPYVMHKDKINGISVKLFGGRPGMDWTTAMKFLLTNTKWLFAFSSSQLG, encoded by the coding sequence ATGAACGGTATAGAAGATAATTTGATTAAATGCCAAAATTGTCAGTTGCCGCTCAAAATAGACAGTTCACTGCTTGATTTAAGCCTGGCTCAAACTGATATGCTAGTAAGTTCAGTCAACGAATATAAACAAGAGAATTATAAAATTCCACAAGAAAGGTTACAACGTCTGAATAAGGTGGTATATCCAAATGAGGTAAACTTACAGAAACTTGGGTTAGGATCTTACATCTTTCTCCAGGATGATATTAAAGTTGAAGACCCGAGTACTGTTGCATCGACGAATACATCACTTTCTACTTCCACAGCTCAGCGAGAAGATGATTCGGGTGATGAGCAAACGGAAGAGGATCGACAACACAGATATTCCGGATCTACTGTCAGAACGCTCTCTACGCAAGTGAGCGCATTAGCTAATGTTTTCAACATCCTGTCTTCAAAGAGTAACATAGATTACCCAGTTTGTCAAGATTGTTGCAACATCTTGATACGAAGAATCCAGAGTGAATATGATGATGCTATAAAGGAAAGAGATCTTTATTCTCAGTTTTTGTCGAGGATTGAGAAACAGAAATCTTTGACATCTCATGATTCCTCAGATGATTCACACgatgaagctgaaaagCTATTGAACGAGAAGGCATCCCTGCTACAAGAGTTAAAAACCCTAGAATTAGAGGATGAAGAACTGGATAAACAAATAGCAGACTTGGAACAACAgctgaaagagaagaagcggttggaggaagaagataCTAGAAGGAACAATTTCTATGAGTTGGAACAAGTTGACTTGGCCCGAGAAGTGCAATCCTTGAAAAACCAATACGATTTTTCTCTGAATTATCTTGACAAACTCCGAAAGATCAATATCTATAAtgaaactttcaaaatatcacaCGATGGACTTTTTGGGATAATCAATGGGCTTAGAATAGGTGGGTTTCAAGATGTCAATGTTCCGTGGCAGGAAATAAACGCAGGTATTGGTCAAGTAGTGTTACTTTTAGCCACCATTACCACTCGCCTTGAAATAAAATTGCAGGGTTATAAGTTGATTCCCATGGGGTCATATTCTAAAGTATCAAAATTCCAAGATGACACTCAAGAATGGGTGGCATATGAAGCAttcaataatgataacTTTAAAATAGGGAAATTATTCCGAAAAGAGACCAGTTTCGATAAAGCCATGGAAAGCTTGTTGATTATTATAAGGCAAATGGCTGTTTGGCTTTCACATGCTAGATCTCAAAGGCATGGAAGCGTATACACAGCTGCAAGTGAAAATGACGAGTTAAACGATGAAGAGATCGAGTTGCCTTACGTTATGCACAAGGATAAAATTAACGGAATATCAGTTAAGCTGTTCGGTGGCAGACCCGGCATGGATTGGACGACAGCAATGAAGTTCTTGTTAACTAACACAAAGTGGCTCTTTGCGTTTTCATCCAGTCAATTGGGTTAG
- the GEP3 gene encoding Gep3p (similar to Saccharomyces cerevisiae YOR205C; ancestral locus Anc_8.616), whose protein sequence is MLSPHVSRNILGRFSHVWKRLLACNACGIKLQNTENTKEGYFIVPKEAKGKKLQSLEDVKYLLFSQDLQKAKGLVEAGTFEGLRRTRSPESLICKRCSDAIHKNEYKLEDFRGFAYGEISRYIPSGSNVLHLVSLPEFPLGLSRDILEEPRFDTSVLLTKADQLIKDRSTLQKKSAVFFRDFMKNQLGISTNKTIATSTVKKWNVKSVYSMLRAHNFLLGSANVGKSTLINALIKEYMGYKVKRGQAGDILIPKIPEKDMSNMQEILRAQFAGVSHIPNMTRRRQEYKIGDKIVNDLPGFTEETAVIQYEDIIRREWLDRIRKTNLFKARKLKKKTFYSILGSENGACYTLGGLFFIKPPAETINQIINFIPGEEYEFKSIEKGLEVFKTCNVMQHPLEKYCGVKSAICSLDHYSRHVIPPFQGSVEIVLKDIGYFVLRTTGKYKFTGLHEIWVPHGITVCVREPLEKLIDVGFKEHSESHGNLPACPKKRPIISSTYVMSHNEENTFGRMREMYLERTMNDLSVRRHTHEEPLHIVRELHDERPNLYWHYQWY, encoded by the coding sequence ATGTTGAGTCCTCATGTCAGTAGAAACATTTTGGGTAGATTCTCTCATGTATGGAAGAGGCTGCTCGCATGCAATGCTTGTGGCATAAAACTCCAGAACACCGAGAACACCAAAGAGGGATACTTTATTGTACCTAAAGAAGcaaaaggtaaaaaattGCAATCACTAGAAGATGTCAAGTATTTACTCTTCAGTCAGGATCTTCAGAAGGCAAAAGGTTTGGTAGAAGCAGGGACGTTTGAAGGTCTGAGACGCACCAGATCTCCCGAATCACTAATTTGCAAGCGATGTAGCGATGCGATccataaaaatgaatataaGTTAGAGGATTTCAGAGGGTTCGCATACGGTGAGATTTCAAGGTATATACCTAGTGGCAGCAATGTGTTGCATCTCGTTTCTTTACCAGAGTTTCCACTGGGCTTGTCGAGGGATATCTTGGAAGAGCCCAGATTTGATACTTCTGTACTACTTACAAAAGCGGATCAGTTGATAAAAGACAGATCAACACTGCAGAAGAAATCTGCTGTTTTTTTCAGAGATTTCATGAAGAACCAACTGGGAATTTCGACAAACAAGACTATTGCAACGTCTACggtaaaaaaatggaatgtTAAAAGTGTTTACTCTATGTTGAGAGCCCATAACTTTTTGCTGGGAAGCGCTAATGTGGGAAAGTCCACTTTGATTAATGCATTGATAAAGGAGTATATGGGCTATAAAGTCAAACGAGGTCAAGCAGGTGATATACTCATCCCAAAAATACCGGAAAAAGACATGTCTAATATGCAGGAGATTCTTAGAGCACAATTCGCTGGTGTATCCCATATACCGAACATGACGAGGAGGCGCCAAGAATACAAAATAGGTGATAAGATCGTTAACGACTTGCCCGGATTTACGGAAGAAACAGCGGTAATTCAATATGAAGACATCATTCGAAGAGAGTGGCTGGATAGAATCAGGAAGACCAATTTGTTCAAGGCAAGGAAGctcaagaaaaagacattCTATTCGATTCTTGGTTCTGAAAATGGAGCTTGTTACACGCTTGGTGgtctctttttcattaaGCCACCGGCGGAAACAATAAACCAAATTATAAATTTTATTCCGGGTGAGGAATATGAGTttaaaagcattgaaaaggGTTTGGAAGTATTCAAGACTTGCAATGTGATGCAGCACCCCCTCGAGAAGTATTGTGGAGTAAAATCTGCTATTTGCAGCCTCGATCATTATTCGCGGCATGTAATCCCACCGTTCCAGGGAAGTGTGGAAATTGTGCTTAAAGATATTGGATATTTCGTTTTGCGAACGACTGGGAAATACAAGTTCACAGGCCTTCACGAGATTTGGGTTCCACATGGGATTACTGTCTGTGTAAGAGAGCCATTGGAGAAACTTATCGATGTAGGGTTTAAAGAGCACTCTGAATCGCACGGTAATCTCCCGGCTTGCCCGAAAAAGAGACCTATAATCAGCTCAACTTATGTTATGAGTCACAATGAGGAGAATACATTTGGTAGAATGCGTGAAATGTATCTTGAGCGTACGATGAACGATCTTTCAGTAAGGAGGCACACTCACGAGGAACCACTTCATATTGTCAGGGAGCTACACGATGAACGGCCTAATCTTTACTGGCATTATCAATGGTACTAG
- the MEI5 gene encoding Mei5p (similar to Saccharomyces cerevisiae MEI5 (YPL121C); ancestral locus Anc_8.618), producing MDDTTIVGSSPPRPFKIDQNKIKIFLKSPLSSERTPQVQVRKSVFKKSTVSNEDRKLVAENRLLCEELNKQIGFYKKDNYQLKQAIKILKYYDEEEKVLLLIEKWRTICQAGMSFIMNSTLIKIARTGGYEELLRKEFEAAKRKLEYQVDDSFQNEMDELLESEEFQRLPEEVQQEYKDKAEEKIREAEVWKEKEFAKLENALKDKQSQEMTMKELSNRLKVEFELVFPE from the coding sequence ATGGATGACACAACAATCGTTGGCAGTTCGCCTCCCAGGCCCTTCAAAATAGATCAAAATaagatcaaaatctttctAAAATCACCATTAAGCTCAGAGAGAACTCCCCAAGTACAAGTTCGAAAATCTGTCTTTAAAAAGTCCACAGTTTCCAATGAAGATCGAAAACTAGTGGCGGAAAACAGATTACTTTGTGAGGAATTAAACAAGCAGATAGGATTCTATAAGAAAGATAATTATCAGTTGAAGCAGGCAATAAAGATCCTAAAATATTAcgatgaagaggaaaaggTGCTGCTTCTGATCGAAAAATGGAGAACCATATGTCAAGCGGGAATGTCATTCATTATGAATTCAACCTTGATTAAGATAGCTAGAACTGGAGGATATGAAGAACTGCTGAGGAAAGAGTTTGAAGCTGCGAAGAGAAAGCTAGAGTATCAGGTAGATGATTCATTCCAGAACGAGATGGACGAGCTTTTGGAATCGGAAGAGTTTCAAAGGCTACCCGAGGAAGTACAGCAGGAATATAAGGACAAAGCAGAGGAAAAAATAAGAGAAGCAGAGGTttggaaagagaaagaatttGCTAAACTTGAGAATGCGCTCAAAGATAAACAAAGTCAAGAAATGACTATGAAGGAACTTTCAAACAGGTTGAAGGTTGAATTCGAGCTTGTTTTTCCTGAATGA
- the NOC2 gene encoding mRNA-binding ribosome synthesis protein NOC2 (similar to Saccharomyces cerevisiae NOC2 (YOR206W); ancestral locus Anc_8.617), producing the protein MSLQSDDFPRGRTENNPDSRCSPFVVDSCIMGKVSKATRKFQSKHLKRTLDNRKQEKNQKQRVQGRRGNKTEQEKANAALTKSEQMLKKSAKEEVFKDMSAEKFFDAGFEVPKESKKNSQARSKAQAEKSKENDGESSSEEEDMTENMADISKKDPEFYKYLLENDKELLDFNGSNPLDGIENEDYAEDEGEEVMKNREEHGEEQGSKGSAKIDLTLKLVKKWKSQANEKPNLKLIRNIVSAFKVAVNLNRDDKIEDYKYSITDAKAFQELLFLALKDLPKIIQQLVPYKNNKGSRTLPTGSNASKMASIVKSHASALITLINDITNTETAALVLHSVDQLLPYFLSYRRILKEIIKSIVDVWASTRDIETQIAAFAFLHNAAKEFKKSSLELILKSTYSTFIKKCRSTNMRTMPLINFQKNSAAELFSIDETAGYQIGFEYIRQLAIHLRNTMNATTKKTNKSNSANAYKVVYNWQFCHSLDFWSRVLSFSCNPEKENGHESQLRQLIYPLVQVTIGVIRLIPTPQFFPLRFYLIRSLIRLSQNTAVFIPIFPLLSEILVSKAFTKIPNKKESLAAFDFDHNIKCNKAYLGTRVYHEGLSEQFVDLLGEYFVLYCKNVAFPELVAPVIISLRRYMKTSKSIKQSKQLSNVVEKLKQNSSYIQSKRDDVDFSPTNKTEVARFLHDVPWEKTPLGSYIVIQREVKEESARILRESLEEEDKEKESDENKALDVDEDDTSDENSNEESANEDVEMSD; encoded by the coding sequence atgagcttACAAAGTGATGACTTCCCGAGAGGTCGAACTGAGAACAATCCAGACAGTCGCTGTAGCCCGTTTGTAGTCGACTCGTGCATCATGGGAAAGGTGTCCAAAGCTACTAGAAAGTTTCAGTCCAAACACTTGAAGCGTACGCTTGACAATCGTAAGCAggaaaagaatcaaaagcAGAGAGTGCAAGGTCGTCGCGGCAATAAAACTGAACAGGAGAAGGCAAATGCAGCTCTTACTAAAAGTGAGCAGATGCTGAAGAAGTCAGCGAAAGAAGaggttttcaaagatatgtCGGCTGAgaagttttttgatgcgGGATTTGAAGTACCTAAGGAGAGCAAAAAGAATAGCCAGGCTAGATCCAAGGCACAAGCTGAAAAGtcgaaagaaaatgacGGAGAATCCTCATCTGAGGAGGAAGATATGACTGAGAACATGGCAGATATTTCTAAGAAGGATCCAGAATTCTATAAGTATCTTCTagaaaatgataaagaGCTCCTTGATTTCAACGGTTCTAATCCTTTAGATGGAATCGAAAATGAAGACTATGCAGAAGATGAAGGGGAAGAAGTCATGAAAAACAGAGAAGAACACGGAGAAGAACAAGGAAGCAAAGGCTCGGCTAAAATTGATTTAACTTTGAAACTTGTCAAGAAGTGGAAATCGCAggcaaatgaaaaaccaAATCTGAAGTTGATTAGAAATATCGTTTCTGCTTTCAAGGTCGCTGTTAATCTCAACAGAGATGACAAAATCGAAGATTACAAATACTCAATCACGGATGCTAAAGCATTTCAAGAGTTGTTGTTCTTAGCTCTAAAGGATCTACCTAAGATCATTCAGCAACTAGTACCTTACAAGAATAACAAAGGCTCAAGAACTCTCCCAACTGGTTCAAATGCATCTAAGATGGCGTCCATTGTTAAATCTCACGCGAGCGCATTGATTACACTAATAAATGATATCACTAATACTGAAACTGCTGCTTTAGTGCTACACTCGGTTGATCAGCTCTTGCCATATTTCTTATCCTACAGAAGGATTCTGAAAGAAATAATCAAGAGCATTGTTGATGTATGGGCTTCGACAAGGGACATCGAGACACAAATCGCTGCCTTTGCATTTCTACATAATGCAGCAAAAGAGTTCAAAAAGTCTTCTTTGGAACTAATCCTGAAATCGACCTATTCAACTTTTATTAAGAAATGCCGTTCGACAAATATGCGTACCATGCCTTTGATAaacttccaaaaaaattcagctGCCGAGCTATTCTCTATCGATGAAACAGCTGGCTATCAAATTGGATTTGAATACATAAGACAGCTAGCAATTCATTTAAGAAACACAATGAATGCAACAACAAAGAAAACGAACAAATCGAACTCTGCTAATGCTTATAAGGTTGTTTACAATTGGCAATTCTGTCATTCATTAGATTTCTGGTCCCGTGTATTATCTTTTTCATGCAACCCAGAGAAGGAGAATGGTCATGAATCTCAGTTAAGACAATTGATCTACCCATTAGTGCAAGTCACCATTGGTGTCATCCGGTTAATTCCAACTCCCCAATTCTTCCCGTTAAGGTTCTATTTAATCAGATCTTTGATTAGATTAAGTCAAAACACAGCTGTATTCATCCCAATCTTCCCACTTCTGTCAGAAATTTTAGTTTCAAAGGCCTTTacaaaaattccaaataAGAAAGAATCGTTGGCAGCGTTTGATTTTGATCACAACATCAAGTGTAATAAGGCTTATTTAGGTACAAGAGTGTATCACGAAGGCTTATCAGAGCAGTTCGTCGACTTATTAGGTGAATATTTCGTGCTGTACTGTAAAAATGTTGCATTCCCAGAACTGGTTGCTCCAGTCATCATCTCACTTCGTCGTTACAtgaaaacttcaaagaGTATCAAGCAAAGTAAGCAATTATCGAACGTTGtggagaaattgaaacaaaatagTTCTTATATTCAGTCAAAGAGAGACGATGTAGACTTTAGCCCCACCAATAAAACGGAAGTCGCCCGTTTCTTGCATGATGTTCCTTGGGAGAAAACTCCTTTAGGGTCATATATTGTCATTCAACGTGAAgtgaaagaagaaagtgCAAGAATTTTGAGAGAGAGTctcgaagaagaagacaaagaaaaggaatcGGACGAGAATAAAGCTTTAGACGTTGATGAAGACGATACATCAGACGAAAATAGCAATGAAGAAAGCGCTAATGAAGATGTAGAAATGTCCGATTGA